DNA sequence from the Sulfurimonas sp. HSL3-1 genome:
TCAATTGACTAGGGCGCCGGGAAGGGGATATCCCCCCGAATTCCGGCATGCCCGCAGGAGCAACCAATGGCTAATAAGCTGAGCGTCGGTGCCATCCGAAAGGCCAAAGGCGGGACACCGCTGATGATGATCACCGCCTACGACGCCCTCTTCGCACGCCTTTTCGACCCCATTGCCGACATTCTCCTCGTGGGGGATTCGCTCAATATGAGTTTCGCCGGGAAACCCGACACCCTCAGCGCCACGCTCGAGCAGATGATCTACCACACCAAAGCCGTCTGCAGCGGCGCGCCGGACACCTTTGTCATCTGCGATATGCCCTTTGGCACCTATACGACGGCCGAGCGCGCCCTGGACAACGCGATTGCCGTTTACCAGCAGAGCGGGGCCGACGCCGTCAAGATCGAGGGAGGCCGGGACAAAGCCGACATTATCGCCCACCTCACGGCCAACGGCATCGCCGTCTGCGGCCACATCGGCCTGCTGCCCCAGGCGGTGCGCGGCGAGGGGGGCTACAAGGTCAAAGGCAAAGACGAGGCCAATGCCCTCTCCCTGATCGAGGATGCCAAAGCCGTCGAAGCCGCCGGCGCCTTCTGCATGGTCGTCGAAGGGGTCAAAGCCGACGTCGCGACGCGGATCGCGGAAGCGGTCTCCGTCCCGGTCATCGGCATCGGCGCCGGCAGCGGCGTCGACGGGCAGGTGCTCGTCTTCTCCGACATGCTCGGCCTCTACGAGCCCTTCGTGCCTAAGTTCGTCAAGCAGTACATGCAGGGTGCCGAGGCGGTCAAAACGGCGGTCACGCAGTACAAGGAGGAGGTCGCCGCACGCACCTTTCCGGCAGAGGAGCATACGTATTGATCGCTAAAACCGTGTCCGTACTCATCTTGGGGATACTGTCCTCCGGCTGTTCCAGTGAAATGCGCTACGACATGGCGCATGACATCGCCAAACAGAACTGCCGTAATATCACCAACCCCGACGAGCGGCGCGCATGCGAGGCGCAGCACGACCAGCCCTATCAAGAGTACAAAGCTACGGAACAATATCCGGTGGGACAGTAACGATGGAACGTATCGTCGAAATCGAAAAATTCAGCGCCGAGGAAACGGTGGAAACCTCCCTGCGGCCAGAGGGGTGGGGCGATTATATCGGCCAGGAGCAGATCAAGAAGAATCTCGGCGTCTTTATCGAGGCGAGCAAAAAGCGGGGCGAAGCGCTGGACCACACCCTCTTCTTCGGCCCTCCGGGTCTGGGGAAAACGACCCTGGCGCTGATCATCGCTAACGAGATGGGCAGCAGCATCAAGGTCACCGCCGCCCCGATGATCGAAAAGAGCGGCGACCTGGCCGCCATCCTGACCAACCTCGAAGAGGGGGACATCCTCTTTATCGACGAGATCCACCGCCTCTCCCCTGCCGTCGAGGAGATCCTCTACCCCAGCATGGAGGATTTCCGCCTCGACATCATCATCGGCAGCGGCCCCGCGGCCCAGACGGTGAAGATCGACCTTCCCCGCTTCACCCTGATCGGCGCGACGACGCGGGCGGGGATGCTCTCGAACCCCCTGCGCGACCGCTTCGGCATGAACTTCCGCATGAACTTCTACCACCCCGAGGAGCTCTCCCGCATCATCATGCAGGCCGCGGAGAAACTGGGCAAACCGATCAAGCACGACGCCGCGCTGGAGATCGCCCGCCGCTCCCGGGGAACGCCGCGGATCGCTCTGCGGCTGCTGCGCCGGGTCCGGGACTTTGCCGATGTCGCCGACGAAGCGACCATCACGCATGAACGCACCGTCTACGCCCTCAACGAACTGGGCATCAACGCCCACGGCTTCGACGAGATGGACCTGCGGCTGCTGGAGCTGCTGGTCCAGGCCAAAGGACGGGCCATGGGGCTCAGCACCATCGCCGCGGCGCTGAGCGAGGATGAGGGGACCATCGAGGATGTCCTGGAACCCTACCTGCTCGCCAACGGCTACCTGGAGCGTACCGCCAGGGGACGCGTCGCCACCCCCAAGTGCTACGACGTGCTCCGGCTCACCCCGCCCGCGGAACAGAGCGGGCTCTTTTAGGAGGTACAGCGTGAAACCGCAGACGATCTTCGCCATCCTTCTCGCGGCATCACTCTACTGGATGTACCTGCTCTACAGCCCCTACCTGATGAGTATCCTGATCGCTTCGCTGCTGGCAGTCTCGACCTTTTCGTTCAAACGGCGTCTGCGGGAGTGGACCGGCTCAGTCTTCGCGGCATCAGCCCTCTCCACCCTGATGATGGCCCTGCTCTTTTTCGCCCCTTTGGGCTATTTTCTCGCCAAGATCACTATCTATCTGCAGCACTTTGACCCCACAACCCTCGAATCGGTCATGGACTACCTACAGGAGCTCATAGAACGCGCGCCGGGGTTCTCCGGCCACTCCAAGTCCTACGTCTCGAACTTTATCGCCTCGTATGATCCGGCCGAACTGACCAAGAAGGCCCTCGCCTACGCCGGGACCATCGGCAGCATCAGCGCGTCGTTCGTCAAGAACGCCTTTATGATTATCGTCTTCTACTTCTTCGCCCACCTCTACGGGCAGCGGCTGGCGGGCTATTTCAAACACATCATCAACCTTCCGCCCGATGATGCCCGCCTGCTGGGCTCGGAGGTCTCTTCGGTCATGAGCATCGTCTTCTACTCCATTCTGCTCACGGCGGCGCTGGAGGGGGCCCTTTTCGGGATCGCCGTCAGTTTCATGGGCTACAACGGGCTGCTTTTCGGCATCCTCTTCGGATTTGCTTCCCTCATCCCCGTGGTCGGCGGCGCCCTGATGTGGGTCCCCTTCTCCCTTTACGAGCTCTCCCTCGGCGATGTGGGCAGCGCCGTGTTCATCGCGCTGTACACGATCCTGGTCATCTCCGTCATCGCCGACACCTTTATCAAACCCGTCATTATCAAAAGCATCGACAGCCGCCTCTCCACGACCGAGAGCAAGCGTAACGAACTGATCATCTTCTTTGCCATTATCGCCGGTCTGACGAGCTTCGGTTTCTGGGGCATGATCCTCGGCCCCGCCATCACCGCCTTCTTCATGGCGCTGCTGACGCTGATGGAGCGGAAAAACGCCCTTGCCGACACGATAGCGAAAGCCGACTGACGATCGCGCGGGGATCACATCCGTCCCCGTCGCAAAACAGATCGGCGGCGTTTACTCGACGATGCACTCCGCCTCGACACGACGGTTACGTGCCCGTCCCTCCTCCGAGGCGTTGTCCGCCACCGGTTCGCGCATACCTCTGCCTTGTGCAACAATGCGCTTCTGATCGATCCCCGCCTTCACCAGCACTGTTTTGACGGCTTCCGCACGGCGCGCGGAAAGCCTCTGATTATAGGCGGGCGTACCCGCGTCATCCGTATACCCTTTCAATATGACCTTAGAGGCGGGGTTCTCATTCAAAAAGCGCACCAAAGCACGTATCTGTGTTTCTTGTGCTTCGGAGACCTTCGCAGAATCAAAGGGAAAATGCACGACCCGCGCCATCGTCAGCGGACACCCCTGCGCATCCACCCGGACGCCGCGCTTCGTGCCGCTACAGTGATCTTCCGTATCGAGCACCCCGTCATCATCGCTGTCCCTCTCCGGCGGTTTGTCGGCGGCGGCCGGTTCCGGAACGGGGACCGGTTCGATCGCCTCCGGCTCCGGTGCAGTTTCGCTGGAGTGCACGGCGCTCTGCGCGTCACCGACGCCGAACAGATAACTCACGCCGATCATCCCCAGCCATCCCGTTTCATTTGCATCCAGATTGAACCGTTTTTTCGCTTCCACGACGAGCTGCCATGAATCATTCAGGGGAAATTTGCACCCGAGGCCCGGCAGCACCTGCCACTGGTCCCGTCCGGTGACACCGCTGATGGTGCGATACCCTACGGCCAGCGAGAGGTAGGGCTTCACGGCGCCGGACTCCGGGAAAAGATCATAATCGATGCCGGCCATATAATCCGTCACGTTGACACGCCCGTGTCCGGGAAGATCATAGGCGGCATTGAAAGCCGCCGACAGCTCGGCGACCGCCGACCAGTTACCGTAAAAGCGATAGGCGGCGCGCACGCCCATGCCGGGGAACAGATCCTCTAGCGGATCGTTCTTCGCCTCCTGGTAGAGCGCGGCCCCCATGAACCCGATCTCGACCTTTTTCAAAGCGTCCGGGGCGGTATCTTGCACGCCTTCACATTCCGCGAGTAGCGCCGCCCCCGCGAAGAGCACGAAAAAGAGTCCCACAGTTGACATGATCTTTGCCATCATCACCCCCTTTTCTGAAGCACGTTTTTTGAGGCTTGTGTTGCGGTGAAGCCTCCCGCCGTCGTTCTAGGCTAGGCACCCGGATAGGATGCTTCGAGCCCCCCGTACAATTCATCGGGCGTCATATCGCCCTTCTCTTCCCAGAGCCGCTTCATCACGACGTTGTCCTCTTCCCCGTTCCAGATCTTCACGTAGTGCCCCTCTTTGTAACCGTGGTCCTGGCGGAACCGGTTGAGGATGTTCTTGCCGACGTAGAGGCGGTAGAGTGAAGTAAGATCAAGATTGCTCATCCGCACGAGTTCGAAGAAATCCGCCAACAGCTTGGTCAGGTCGGGCTTGCCCTCAAGGGCGTCTTTCATCACCGATTCCACCTGGGCCATCACCAGACGTTCGACGGCGAACCCTTCCGCGTCATCGTTAAGCATCTCGTAAAAGGGCATGATCGCGATCGCCCTCGCCGCGTCATCGAGACTGCCGAGATCGCGCTGCTTGTACTCCTGCAGCACCAGGCTCATGACGAAGTGCCAGACATCGACGACCTCGATCTGCAGGTTCGCCCAGTCGGGGTCGGCGGCGATGTTTTTCCAGTGCTTCCATGCGAATGAATCGATCATCTCCGCGCACTCCATGTAGATGCAGCGCTTCCAGTTGATCGCCTTGCCGTTCTTCGTCGTACCCGCTTCCCAGTCTGCTCCGTTCGTGGCATCGTTAAGCTGCTGTTGCAGCTGCAGCATCTGTAAAGCTCTGTTCATGGGTACGCTCCGTGTTTTTGACGATATTCTACCGGGAATTGCTTTGAGCCACCCTTCCCTTAGAAGGGCCCAACTAACCCTGCGATAAAAGTTTCTTATTTATGCACCGGTGGGATAATGGAAGCATGGTCCTGCGGACCGGAAGGAGTCTGTCATGCCCCCCGCACCCTTTACCATCGCTGCCGTTCAGGCCGAACCCGTCTTTCTGGATCCGGAGAGGAGCATAGCCAAAGCGTGCCGTTTTGTCACCGAAGCGGCAGAGAAAGGGGCGAAGCTCGTCGTCTTTCCCGAGGCGTTCATTGCGGGCTATCCCGACTGGATCTGGCAGGTCCCTCCGGGCAATATGACCCTCAACCAGTCCCTGTACGCCCGTTTCCTCGATGCGGCCGTCACCCTCCCCTCCGCAGAGGTGCAGATCCTCTGTGACGCAGCGGCGGCGGCGCAGGTCCACATCGCGATCGGCATCAATGAGCGCAGCAGCAGCGGCGGTTCCGTCTACAACACCCTGCTCTTTATCGGACCGGAGGGGCGCGTACTCGGACACCATCAGAAACTCGTACCGACCCTCGCGGAACGCACGGCATGGGCCTTCGGCGACCCCGCGACCCTGGAGGTATACGAGACGCCCATCGGCAGGCTCGGCGGGCTTATCTGCTGGGAGAACTACATGCCCCTCGTGCGTCAAAGCCTTTACGAGCGGGGCATTTCCCTCTATGCCGCACCGACCTACGACGAGGGGAGCGCCTGGCAGGCGAGCATGCGCCATATCGGCAAAGAGGGGCGCGTCTACATTGCCGGATGCTGCATGGTGCTGCGCAAGCAGAGCGTACTTGACGCCCTCCCCGAGCTTGAGCCCTATTACCGCGAAAGCGGCGAATGGATCAACAGCGGCAACAGCATGATCGCCGGTCCGAACGGCGAAGTGCTCGCCGAGCCACTCTACCAAAAAGAGGGGATCCTCTACGCCGAAATCAACCCCATGCGCCAGAAAGGGGCGAAATGGAACCTCGACGTCGCAGGCCACTACGCGCGCCCCGACGCCTTCAGGCTGGAGAGGGATTTTCTGAAAGGGGTGATGCCTAAGAAGGGGGAGTAGCTTCCCAGATGAGCTTCTTTCCGAAACCGAGCCGGTTGTCGGTCAGTTTCATCCAGGAGGGCTCCAACCGCCACAGTGTGGGACGCATCACTTTGGCATAGGGGAAACGTGCAAAGTAGCAGCGCGCGTCCGCCGCGTCGCCGATAACGATCCGGCCGCGGCACTGCAGCCCCCGGATCTTTCCGACCGTATCCGTTTCCAATGCGATGCCTGCCGCCACCGAAGGATTCGCTTTCATCTGGGCAGTATGCTCCGTCTCCTCAGACGAGGCGAATACGAAGCAGTTGCGCGCATCGTCATACGCGTAAAAAAGCGGTGTGGCGTAGGGAATGCCGTCGCGGCTCGTGGCGAGGGTCAGGACATGATGTCCCCGCACAAAGTCGGCGATGGTGTCAAGAGCGGAGCGCATCGCGACGCCCCGGGAAGAGAGGTAATAGCATAGAGGGATTATAGCGCGAAAATGCGCCGCATCCCTCAGGCGCAGCGTATCAGATTAACGTACCAGTCGTCGCGCATATAGCCGCGGCCGGGGATCAGAGAGAGCTGCATCGTCCCGTCGCAGCAGTGAACCTCGCTGATCAGCTCTTCTGGAACCTCGAGCTCTTCGCAGAGGTACTCTACCGCGACTTCGTCGCTGTCGATATCGGGCCAGCCCCAACCGTTTTCCAGATGATGGATTTCAAAGGTCGTCTCTTTCATTGCTCACTCCGGATGCAAGATGGCGCAATGATAATGACGTTTCATCTCCTCCTTGTTACGGCAACGTCTCATTTCCATTTCATAACGCTGCCTTCATTCATGCAAAAAGCGTTCCACAAGCCCCGTCAGCGGTTCGGCCGCCGCCACAGCGCCCATCTGGAGGAAGTCGGAGACGAAGGCGTCGATGTTCTGTTCGAAGGAGCCGAACATCGTCACGTACTCCTCGCGGCGGGGATTGACGAGCACGGAGTGTTCGAATTCCCGGGCAATGGGGACAATGTCTATCACCTGCCCGCTGGTGCCGATGGCGACGAAGAACTCCGCATCGTTCACCGCTTCATAGATCCGGCGGTACATCGGCGCGCTTTCGCCGAACATGACAACGTTGTGGCGGACGGCGGCGCTTTCGCAGCGCGGGCAGCAGTCGTCTTCCGTCTGCCCGGCATAGCCGATATCCCAAAGATGCCCGCAGCTTTCGCACCGTAGATCCCGCAGGGTGCCGTGCAGGTGGATCACCTCGTCGCACCCCGCCCGCTCCAGCAGATCATCGACGTTCTGCGTCAGGTTCCAGATCTGTCCGGGGTAGCGCCGCTGCAGTGCGGCGATGGCCCGGTGCATCGCATTGGGCGCTTTGTCCGCCAGATCGTGACGGCGGGCGTTGTAGAAACGGGTCACCAGTTCCCGGTCCGCTTCCCACCCCTCGGTCGAGCAGACCTGCATGACGTCGTACTCCTCCCACATCCCGTCGTGGTCGCGGAAGGTCCGCAGACCGCTCTCGGCGCTGAGGCCGGCACCGCTGAGGATCATCACTTTTTTCATAGCCGCTCCTTCGGTAACGCTATCGGGGAAAACGCCCCGGTGCATTTCGTCAGGATACCATGTCAGCCGTAAACGGAATCGTGCGCCGACACCCGCACGGCTCAGCGGCGCTCGGCGAGACGGGGCGCCATCATCTCCATCTGCATTTTGATCTTGTAGGTCAGCGGTTTCAGACTGCTGACCTCGGCATAACCGACCGCTTTATAGGCACGGTTCACTTCCTCAAAATAGGCTTTGTATGCCTCGAGGTACTCCAGCAGAGGCGCTTCCATCTCCTCGTCGAGGTAGAGTTCCGAGATGGTGACGCTGACTTGGGTCCACGCCGTATCGAACGCTTTGGCCAGTCGCGCATCCGGCTGCTTGACAAAACGCCCCTTGACGCGGCTGAGCTCCCGCCAGCCGTGCAGCAGTTCCCGCAGTCCGATACTGCCCAGGCGTCTGTTGAATTCACCCAGACCGCCGAGCAGCCGGCGGTAGTGCTGATGGAGCTCCGGCGCGCTCTTCTGCAGCTGCATGCCGATGCCCCGCACCGTCTCCTTGTAGGTATCCAGATCGCTGAGAAGCGTTTTGCGCTCCTGCTCCGGCAGGCCCAGCGTGAGCACTTCCGCCCGGATGCGGGCAAGGCCCTGCTCCTGCCCCTTTATCAACGCGTATTCGCCGCGCTTGGTGATCGCGCTGGCGTCGCTGGCATTCTCCTTGAACTGCTTCAGCAGTCCCATCCGCTGCGACGCCTTCTCGTGCGCATCCGTCTCGAACAGCCCGGCCTTCAGACCCGCGAACATACAAACCGAAAGGAAAAGAACTTTCATCATGCCTCACACACCCCCGTGGAGGCGCGACAGAGCGCCCCCGTTTTTTCCGCGAAGTGTAGACAAAAGAGATTACGGTCCCGTTACAGACCCGGTATCGGCTAGAAAGCGCGCAGTGCCCCTTCCAGCCTTGCAAGCGCCGCGTCCATCGTCGGTGTCGGTACGGCGAAGTTGAGGCGCATGAAACCGCTCCCTTCCCTGCCGAACGAAATGCCCGGGCTCAATCCGAGGCGTGCCTCGCCGATAAAGAACTCCCGCAGAGCTTTGTCGGAGCCAAATCCCATCTTCCGACAATCCAGCCAGGCGAGGTAGGTCCCCTCCGGCGGCCGGAAAGCGATCTGCTCGTAGCGTCCCAGCAGCTCTGAGAGCTTGTCGATGTTCCCCTGCAGGTGTACCAGCAGCCCCTCCAGCCACGCTTCGCCCTCCCGGTAGGCCGCTTCGAAGCCGGCATGGCCGAAGACGGTCCCCTGGGCGAAATGGATCGTGTCGTAGACCGCTTTGAACTCCGCCCGCATCGCGGCATCCGTCATCGCAACGGTCGAGATCGCCAGTCCCGCGACGTTAAAACTCTTCCCCGGGCCGATCGCGGTCAGTGTGATCGCGCGGACGGCCTCTCCCAGGGCGATAAAGGGGGTATGACGATGGCCGGCAAACAGCAGGTCCGAATGGATCTCGTCGGCAAAGACCCTGATGCCGTGGCGCAGGCAAAGTGCCGCCAAAGCTTCGAGCTCCGCGCGCTCCCAGACGCGGCCGACGGGGTTGTGGGGGGAACAGAGCAGCAGGAGTTTCGTCTTCGGTGTGATCTGCTTCTCAAGCCCCTCCAGGTCAAAACGGTAAATTCCCTCCGCATCCTGCCGCAGGGGGTTGGAGAGCACTTTGCGCCCGCTGTGCCGGATCGTGCTGACAAAGGGGGGATAGATCGGGGGCTGGACGACGACCTCATCGCCCGGCGCGGTAAAGGCGGCAATGGCGGCAGAGATGGAGGCGACGACGGAGTGCGAATACAGGAGGTCCTCCGGTTCAAGCGTCACCCCGTGACGGTGCGCCATCCAGCTGCACTGCGCTTCAAAGGCGCTGCGGGGCATCTCCTCGTAGCCGTACACGGGGTGTTCCGCCCGTTTCATCACGGCATCGCGGACACACAGAGGAGTCTCGATATCCATGTCGGCCACCCACATCGGCAGGACGTCTTCCGTCCCGAAGAGCTTTTGGCGCAGGGCGTATTTTTCGGCGTTGCCGCCGCTGCGCTCCGCGACGCGGTCAAAGATTGACATCGCTGCGGTCGACCTTTGCCTGCGTGTCGCACTGCTGCACCAGCCATGCGATCAGTGCGGTTTTAAATTCGGAGATCCCCTCGCTCCACCCTTCCATCGCGCTTCGTACATCCGAAACAGCGCTCTTGTGCCGGTAGGCGAAGGTCTTCTGCGCCAGGATACGCCGGCTGTACTGGTCGACGAGAACGGCATAAAGCATCAGCTCCGTTTCGCCCGCCCCCGTTTCGCCGATCGTCTGCAGCATCTGTTCGATGCGCACTTCAAGCAGCCAGTCGTTCTTGGCCAGGGATTTGTACGGCACGACCCCGACGAAGAGGCCGCTCTCAATCACGCTCTTTTCGATCATCTGCTGGATCTGCTGCACTGGGGACTGTTCCCAGCGTGCCTGCGTATAGCGGTAGAAGCGGTGGTCCGACCCGGCGTAATGGATCGCGGTCCCCCCCAGCCACTGCGGGGCTTCGATGAGGGCGATGCGGATCACGCGCTCCCGGCACCCCTCCGCACTGCTCACGACGATTTGCGCCCCGTCGTTGAGCCGGTAGCTCTGTACCGGCGGCGCTTCGCGCGTCAGGCTGCATCCGCTGACCAGCAGCGCCATCAGGACTCCCGTTATCCATTTCATCTCGCTTCTCCCGGTCCCACCTGCGGCGGTTGATGTTCAAAGAGCATATCCGAAGGGTTTTCGCCGTAGCGCAGCAGCATCTGGTTAAGCAGGGTCAGGCTCTGCTCCATCTGGCGCATCGTCACTTCGAACTGCGCCATGCCCGGCCCCATCGTCTCTTTGATACTGTAATCACCGTTCTTGTTCCGGGCATTGATCACCTCCAGCGTCTCGGCCATGGAGTCAAAACTCTCCTGCAAAGAAGCCAGGGAGACCTTGACCTGTCCCATGGCGGCGTCGCTGCTCTGCAGCAGCTTCGGGAGTGAGGACGTCCGGGCATCGAGCGCCGTCGCCAGTTTCCCGACATTCCGAACGGTCTCGTCCAGATGCGCGAACCGCGCCTTGGTCAACCCGGTGTCAATCTTTTCTACGATATTGGCACTGTGGTACAGCAGCCGGGTCAACTCCTCCTGGTTCTGTTCGCCGATCAGCTCCTTCAGGCGCAACAGGAGCTCTGAAATGTTCTCGGATGCCGACCCAAAGGTGCGTTCCAGGGTGACAAAAAAGGAGGGTTCGAAGGGGATCGTCGGCACGGCGTCCTCCTCTTTGGATCTGAGCAGCGGGGCGGCCTCGCTCCCGCGGCTCAGGTCCACGTAGCTCAGCCCCGTAATGCCCTGCGACTTGAGCTTGGCGATCGTATCCGTTTTCACCGGGGTCGTCTTCCACACATCGATGATGACCTCGATCTTCTCGATATTTTTGGGACTGATGCGGATGGCACTGACTTTCC
Encoded proteins:
- a CDS encoding ABC-type transport auxiliary lipoprotein family protein, producing MKWITGVLMALLVSGCSLTREAPPVQSYRLNDGAQIVVSSAEGCRERVIRIALIEAPQWLGGTAIHYAGSDHRFYRYTQARWEQSPVQQIQQMIEKSVIESGLFVGVVPYKSLAKNDWLLEVRIEQMLQTIGETGAGETELMLYAVLVDQYSRRILAQKTFAYRHKSAVSDVRSAMEGWSEGISEFKTALIAWLVQQCDTQAKVDRSDVNL
- a CDS encoding OmpA family protein codes for the protein MMAKIMSTVGLFFVLFAGAALLAECEGVQDTAPDALKKVEIGFMGAALYQEAKNDPLEDLFPGMGVRAAYRFYGNWSAVAELSAAFNAAYDLPGHGRVNVTDYMAGIDYDLFPESGAVKPYLSLAVGYRTISGVTGRDQWQVLPGLGCKFPLNDSWQLVVEAKKRFNLDANETGWLGMIGVSYLFGVGDAQSAVHSSETAPEPEAIEPVPVPEPAAADKPPERDSDDDGVLDTEDHCSGTKRGVRVDAQGCPLTMARVVHFPFDSAKVSEAQETQIRALVRFLNENPASKVILKGYTDDAGTPAYNQRLSARRAEAVKTVLVKAGIDQKRIVAQGRGMREPVADNASEEGRARNRRVEAECIVE
- a CDS encoding MlaD family protein, encoding MNAKTNETVVGIFVLLSLALMAFFVIWMLQPAKKDELQSYRIEFGESVSGLNVDSPVKFRGVTVGKVSAIRISPKNIEKIEVIIDVWKTTPVKTDTIAKLKSQGITGLSYVDLSRGSEAAPLLRSKEEDAVPTIPFEPSFFVTLERTFGSASENISELLLRLKELIGEQNQEELTRLLYHSANIVEKIDTGLTKARFAHLDETVRNVGKLATALDARTSSLPKLLQSSDAAMGQVKVSLASLQESFDSMAETLEVINARNKNGDYSIKETMGPGMAQFEVTMRQMEQSLTLLNQMLLRYGENPSDMLFEHQPPQVGPGEAR
- a CDS encoding carbon-nitrogen hydrolase family protein; protein product: MPPAPFTIAAVQAEPVFLDPERSIAKACRFVTEAAEKGAKLVVFPEAFIAGYPDWIWQVPPGNMTLNQSLYARFLDAAVTLPSAEVQILCDAAAAAQVHIAIGINERSSSGGSVYNTLLFIGPEGRVLGHHQKLVPTLAERTAWAFGDPATLEVYETPIGRLGGLICWENYMPLVRQSLYERGISLYAAPTYDEGSAWQASMRHIGKEGRVYIAGCCMVLRKQSVLDALPELEPYYRESGEWINSGNSMIAGPNGEVLAEPLYQKEGILYAEINPMRQKGAKWNLDVAGHYARPDAFRLERDFLKGVMPKKGE
- the ruvB gene encoding Holliday junction branch migration DNA helicase RuvB; the protein is MERIVEIEKFSAEETVETSLRPEGWGDYIGQEQIKKNLGVFIEASKKRGEALDHTLFFGPPGLGKTTLALIIANEMGSSIKVTAAPMIEKSGDLAAILTNLEEGDILFIDEIHRLSPAVEEILYPSMEDFRLDIIIGSGPAAQTVKIDLPRFTLIGATTRAGMLSNPLRDRFGMNFRMNFYHPEELSRIIMQAAEKLGKPIKHDAALEIARRSRGTPRIALRLLRRVRDFADVADEATITHERTVYALNELGINAHGFDEMDLRLLELLVQAKGRAMGLSTIAAALSEDEGTIEDVLEPYLLANGYLERTARGRVATPKCYDVLRLTPPAEQSGLF
- a CDS encoding pyridoxamine 5'-phosphate oxidase family protein, whose product is MRSALDTIADFVRGHHVLTLATSRDGIPYATPLFYAYDDARNCFVFASSEETEHTAQMKANPSVAAGIALETDTVGKIRGLQCRGRIVIGDAADARCYFARFPYAKVMRPTLWRLEPSWMKLTDNRLGFGKKLIWEATPPS
- a CDS encoding PatB family C-S lyase → MSIFDRVAERSGGNAEKYALRQKLFGTEDVLPMWVADMDIETPLCVRDAVMKRAEHPVYGYEEMPRSAFEAQCSWMAHRHGVTLEPEDLLYSHSVVASISAAIAAFTAPGDEVVVQPPIYPPFVSTIRHSGRKVLSNPLRQDAEGIYRFDLEGLEKQITPKTKLLLLCSPHNPVGRVWERAELEALAALCLRHGIRVFADEIHSDLLFAGHRHTPFIALGEAVRAITLTAIGPGKSFNVAGLAISTVAMTDAAMRAEFKAVYDTIHFAQGTVFGHAGFEAAYREGEAWLEGLLVHLQGNIDKLSELLGRYEQIAFRPPEGTYLAWLDCRKMGFGSDKALREFFIGEARLGLSPGISFGREGSGFMRLNFAVPTPTMDAALARLEGALRAF
- a CDS encoding dUTP diphosphatase; protein product: MNRALQMLQLQQQLNDATNGADWEAGTTKNGKAINWKRCIYMECAEMIDSFAWKHWKNIAADPDWANLQIEVVDVWHFVMSLVLQEYKQRDLGSLDDAARAIAIMPFYEMLNDDAEGFAVERLVMAQVESVMKDALEGKPDLTKLLADFFELVRMSNLDLTSLYRLYVGKNILNRFRQDHGYKEGHYVKIWNGEEDNVVMKRLWEEKGDMTPDELYGGLEASYPGA
- a CDS encoding AI-2E family transporter, whose amino-acid sequence is MKPQTIFAILLAASLYWMYLLYSPYLMSILIASLLAVSTFSFKRRLREWTGSVFAASALSTLMMALLFFAPLGYFLAKITIYLQHFDPTTLESVMDYLQELIERAPGFSGHSKSYVSNFIASYDPAELTKKALAYAGTIGSISASFVKNAFMIIVFYFFAHLYGQRLAGYFKHIINLPPDDARLLGSEVSSVMSIVFYSILLTAALEGALFGIAVSFMGYNGLLFGILFGFASLIPVVGGALMWVPFSLYELSLGDVGSAVFIALYTILVISVIADTFIKPVIIKSIDSRLSTTESKRNELIIFFAIIAGLTSFGFWGMILGPAITAFFMALLTLMERKNALADTIAKAD
- a CDS encoding SIR2 family NAD-dependent protein deacylase; its protein translation is MKKVMILSGAGLSAESGLRTFRDHDGMWEEYDVMQVCSTEGWEADRELVTRFYNARRHDLADKAPNAMHRAIAALQRRYPGQIWNLTQNVDDLLERAGCDEVIHLHGTLRDLRCESCGHLWDIGYAGQTEDDCCPRCESAAVRHNVVMFGESAPMYRRIYEAVNDAEFFVAIGTSGQVIDIVPIAREFEHSVLVNPRREEYVTMFGSFEQNIDAFVSDFLQMGAVAAAEPLTGLVERFLHE
- the panB gene encoding 3-methyl-2-oxobutanoate hydroxymethyltransferase, whose amino-acid sequence is MANKLSVGAIRKAKGGTPLMMITAYDALFARLFDPIADILLVGDSLNMSFAGKPDTLSATLEQMIYHTKAVCSGAPDTFVICDMPFGTYTTAERALDNAIAVYQQSGADAVKIEGGRDKADIIAHLTANGIAVCGHIGLLPQAVRGEGGYKVKGKDEANALSLIEDAKAVEAAGAFCMVVEGVKADVATRIAEAVSVPVIGIGAGSGVDGQVLVFSDMLGLYEPFVPKFVKQYMQGAEAVKTAVTQYKEEVAARTFPAEEHTY